The proteins below come from a single Acidovorax sp. NCPPB 4044 genomic window:
- the rpoD gene encoding RNA polymerase sigma factor RpoD — MPAQKSAKPPKSAPDTAVKAASPSKSAAAKAAPAAKKAPSVPVNKSADKPEASEDTTAKKASRAKAAAPAVADDDDTPKKRPGRPAKAATTTAAAASKAPAKRGRKPKVAGEESSGDDADLSDIESELEGEAEPAEAVEAAPTAEKVKPLRMKISKAKERALMKEFGLDDTVLSEEDLAKRRSRLKALITLGKTRGYLTQVEISDHLPDKLVDAETMEVVVTMLNDMGVAVYEQTPDAETLFQNNVTPTATTVEEAEEEAEAALSTVDSEFGRTTDPVRMYMREMGTVELLTREGEIEIAKRIEGGLQAMMEAISASPATIAEILSMGEEIREGKVVISTIVDGFSNPNEADDYVAEEDFDEFDEEDDDDGKGGSKALTKKLEELKNEALRRFDTLRELFERMHKIYDKEGYGTPSYMKAQHSISSELMTIRFTAKTIEKLCDMVRAQVDDVRKKERELRRIIVDKCGMPQETFIKDFPPNLLNLQWVEKQASSGKPWSAVLARNIPPVQELQQRLMDLQSRVVVPLSELKDINKRMNEGETASRDAKKEMIEANLRLVISIAKKYTNRGLQFLDLIQEGNIGLMKAVDKFEYRRGYKFSTYATWWIRQAITRSIADQARTIRIPVHMIETINKMNRISRQHLQEFGFEPDASILAAKMEIPEDKIRKIMKIAKEPISMETPIGDDDDSHLGDFIEDGANTAPIDAAMQAGLRDVVKDILDGLTPREAKVLRMRFGIEMSTDHTLEEVGKQFDVTRERIRQIEAKALRKLKHPSRSDKLRSFIDSL, encoded by the coding sequence ATGCCCGCTCAAAAGTCCGCGAAGCCGCCCAAGTCCGCCCCCGATACTGCCGTGAAGGCCGCGTCCCCCTCGAAATCCGCTGCGGCCAAGGCCGCTCCGGCCGCCAAGAAAGCCCCATCCGTGCCCGTGAACAAGTCCGCCGACAAGCCCGAAGCCTCCGAAGACACCACCGCCAAGAAGGCCAGCCGCGCCAAGGCCGCCGCCCCTGCCGTGGCCGATGACGACGACACGCCCAAGAAGCGCCCCGGCCGCCCGGCCAAGGCCGCCACCACCACGGCTGCCGCTGCGTCCAAGGCACCGGCCAAGCGCGGCCGCAAGCCGAAGGTTGCAGGAGAAGAATCCTCGGGCGACGATGCCGACTTGTCGGACATCGAGTCCGAACTCGAGGGCGAGGCCGAGCCTGCCGAGGCCGTCGAGGCCGCGCCCACGGCCGAGAAGGTCAAGCCGCTGCGCATGAAGATCAGCAAGGCCAAGGAACGTGCCTTGATGAAGGAATTCGGCCTGGACGACACGGTCCTCTCCGAGGAAGACCTGGCCAAGCGCCGCTCGCGCCTGAAGGCCCTGATCACGCTCGGCAAGACGCGCGGCTACCTCACGCAGGTCGAGATCTCCGACCACTTGCCCGACAAGCTCGTCGATGCCGAGACCATGGAAGTCGTGGTCACCATGCTCAACGACATGGGCGTGGCCGTGTACGAGCAGACGCCCGATGCCGAGACGCTGTTCCAGAACAACGTGACGCCCACGGCCACCACCGTGGAAGAGGCCGAGGAAGAAGCCGAAGCCGCGCTCTCCACCGTGGACAGCGAATTCGGCCGCACCACCGACCCCGTTCGCATGTACATGCGCGAAATGGGCACGGTCGAGCTGCTCACGCGCGAGGGCGAGATCGAGATCGCCAAGCGCATCGAAGGCGGCCTGCAGGCCATGATGGAAGCCATCAGCGCATCGCCCGCCACCATCGCCGAGATCCTCTCGATGGGCGAGGAGATCCGTGAGGGCAAGGTCGTCATCTCCACCATCGTGGACGGCTTCTCCAACCCCAACGAGGCCGACGACTACGTGGCCGAAGAAGACTTCGACGAATTCGACGAAGAAGACGACGACGATGGCAAGGGCGGCTCCAAGGCCCTGACCAAGAAGCTCGAAGAGCTCAAGAACGAAGCCCTGCGCCGCTTCGACACGCTGCGCGAGCTGTTCGAGCGCATGCACAAGATCTATGACAAGGAAGGCTACGGAACGCCTTCCTACATGAAGGCGCAGCACTCCATCTCTTCCGAGCTGATGACCATCCGCTTCACGGCCAAGACCATCGAGAAGCTGTGCGACATGGTGCGCGCCCAGGTGGACGACGTGCGCAAGAAGGAGCGCGAGCTGCGCCGCATCATCGTGGACAAGTGCGGCATGCCGCAGGAAACCTTCATCAAGGACTTCCCGCCCAACCTGCTCAACCTGCAATGGGTGGAGAAGCAGGCCTCCTCGGGCAAGCCCTGGAGCGCCGTGCTCGCGCGCAACATCCCGCCCGTGCAGGAACTGCAGCAGCGCCTGATGGACCTGCAATCGCGCGTGGTGGTGCCGCTCTCGGAGCTGAAGGACATCAACAAGCGCATGAACGAGGGCGAGACGGCCTCGCGCGACGCGAAGAAGGAAATGATCGAGGCCAACCTGCGCCTCGTGATCTCCATCGCCAAGAAGTACACCAACCGCGGCCTGCAGTTCCTCGACCTGATCCAGGAAGGCAACATCGGCCTGATGAAGGCGGTGGACAAGTTCGAATACCGCCGCGGCTACAAATTCTCGACCTACGCCACATGGTGGATCCGCCAGGCCATCACGCGCTCGATCGCCGACCAGGCGCGCACCATCCGCATCCCGGTGCACATGATCGAGACCATCAACAAGATGAACCGCATCTCGCGCCAGCATCTGCAGGAGTTCGGCTTCGAGCCCGACGCCTCGATCCTGGCCGCGAAGATGGAGATCCCGGAAGACAAGATCCGCAAGATCATGAAGATCGCCAAGGAGCCGATCTCCATGGAAACGCCGATCGGCGACGACGACGACAGCCACCTGGGCGACTTCATCGAGGACGGTGCCAACACCGCGCCGATCGATGCCGCCATGCAGGCCGGCCTGCGTGACGTGGTCAAGGACATCCTCGACGGCCTCACGCCGCGCGAAGCCAAGGTGCTGCGCATGCGCTTCGGCATCGAGATGTCCACCGACCACACGCTGGAAGAAGTGGGCAAGCAGTTCGACGTGACCCGCGAACGCATCCGCCAGATCGAGGCCAAGGCGCTGCGCAAGCTCAAGCACCCGAGCCGCAGCGACAAGCTGCGCAGCTTCATCGATTCGCTGTAA
- the dnaG gene encoding DNA primase — protein sequence MSIPQSFIQELLARVDVVDIVGRYVQLKKGGANFMGLCPFHGEKSPSFSVSPSKQFYHCFGCGKNGNAISFLMEHAGMGFVEAVQDLAQQVGLQVPDDDVSPQERERAAAQRQKQATLTDVLEKAGGAYRKHLRESPRAVAYFKGRGVSGAIAKRYGLGYAPEGWRSLASVFPEYDSPLLHESGLVIVNEEDGKRYDRFRDRVMFPIRNVKGECIGFGGRVLGDDKPKYLNSPETPVFHKGRELYGLFEARTALREHGYVLVTEGYMDVVALAQLGFPNAVATLGTACTPDHVHKLFRFTDTVVFSFDGDAAGRRAARKALDGALPYATDTRSVKFLFLPAEHDPDSFIRAHGTDAFARHVRDALPLSRFLVEAASEACDLGQTEGRARMAANARPLWSALPDGALKRQLLGELAELAQLGASDLSDLWSHAAAQEPGRPAGRAAAPPPSVQHGGPAADEPPWGDPQGGDWAPARDEGFSHGTGGGAKPWRKGGDWKGRWRNRDERPPQPRLPSTPAAGRCDHAARLLLSHMEFLEELSHEDHATLCAQPAPHGPLFTWLEGQWHEQGPLAWAVLRESLREHECESLAVRVMTGSHAQTEGDAAELRAELRDLLDRMLIEDIKRQQNLLILQAARDPQALAQYRVLEQRRQALQGIAPRQP from the coding sequence GTGTCCATCCCCCAGTCGTTCATCCAGGAATTGCTCGCCCGTGTCGATGTGGTCGACATCGTCGGCCGCTACGTGCAGCTCAAGAAGGGCGGGGCGAACTTCATGGGGCTGTGCCCCTTCCACGGAGAAAAATCGCCCTCGTTCAGCGTCAGCCCCTCCAAGCAGTTCTATCACTGCTTCGGCTGCGGCAAGAACGGCAACGCCATCAGCTTCCTCATGGAGCATGCGGGCATGGGGTTCGTGGAGGCCGTCCAGGACCTGGCCCAGCAGGTGGGCCTGCAGGTGCCCGACGACGATGTCTCCCCGCAGGAGCGCGAGCGGGCAGCCGCCCAGCGGCAGAAACAGGCCACGCTCACCGACGTGCTGGAAAAGGCCGGCGGGGCCTACCGCAAGCATCTGCGCGAATCGCCGCGGGCGGTGGCGTATTTCAAGGGGCGCGGAGTTTCCGGCGCCATCGCCAAGCGCTACGGACTCGGCTACGCGCCCGAAGGCTGGCGCTCGCTGGCGAGCGTCTTCCCCGAATACGATAGCCCCCTGCTGCACGAATCCGGCCTGGTGATCGTGAACGAGGAAGACGGCAAGCGCTACGACCGCTTCCGCGACCGGGTGATGTTCCCCATCCGCAACGTGAAGGGAGAATGCATCGGCTTCGGCGGCCGGGTGCTGGGCGACGACAAGCCCAAGTACCTGAACTCGCCCGAAACCCCCGTCTTCCACAAGGGCCGTGAACTCTATGGCCTGTTCGAGGCGCGCACCGCGCTGCGCGAGCACGGCTACGTGCTGGTCACCGAGGGCTACATGGACGTGGTGGCGCTCGCCCAGCTCGGCTTCCCGAACGCGGTGGCCACGCTGGGCACGGCCTGCACGCCCGACCACGTGCACAAGCTCTTCCGCTTCACCGACACGGTGGTGTTCAGCTTCGACGGCGATGCCGCAGGCCGGCGCGCGGCCCGCAAGGCGCTCGACGGCGCCCTGCCCTACGCCACGGACACGCGCAGCGTGAAGTTCCTCTTCCTGCCGGCCGAGCACGACCCCGACAGCTTCATCCGCGCGCACGGCACCGATGCCTTCGCGCGCCACGTGCGCGACGCTTTGCCGCTGAGCCGCTTCCTGGTGGAGGCCGCGAGCGAGGCCTGCGACCTGGGCCAGACCGAGGGGCGCGCCCGCATGGCGGCCAACGCCCGGCCGCTCTGGAGCGCGCTGCCCGACGGCGCGCTCAAACGCCAGCTGTTGGGCGAACTGGCCGAGCTGGCCCAGCTGGGTGCCAGCGACCTGTCGGACCTCTGGAGCCATGCCGCGGCCCAGGAGCCGGGCCGCCCTGCGGGCCGGGCGGCGGCGCCCCCGCCTTCCGTGCAACACGGGGGGCCCGCCGCCGACGAGCCGCCCTGGGGCGACCCGCAGGGCGGCGACTGGGCGCCCGCGCGGGACGAAGGCTTCAGCCACGGCACGGGCGGCGGCGCCAAGCCCTGGCGCAAGGGAGGTGACTGGAAGGGCCGCTGGCGCAACCGCGACGAGCGCCCGCCCCAGCCCCGCCTGCCTTCCACGCCGGCGGCGGGGCGGTGCGACCATGCCGCCCGGCTGCTGCTCTCGCACATGGAATTCCTGGAAGAGCTCTCGCACGAGGACCATGCCACCCTGTGCGCGCAGCCGGCACCGCACGGGCCGCTGTTCACCTGGCTGGAGGGCCAATGGCACGAGCAGGGCCCGCTCGCCTGGGCCGTGCTGCGCGAAAGCCTGCGCGAGCACGAATGCGAAAGCCTGGCAGTGCGCGTGATGACCGGCTCGCATGCCCAGACCGAAGGCGACGCGGCCGAACTGCGCGCCGAGCTGCGCGACCTGCTCGACCGCATGCTGATCGAAGACATCAAGCGCCAGCAGAACCTGCTCATCCTGCAGGCCGCGCGCGATCCGCAGGCCCTTGCGCAGTACCGCGTACTGGAGCAGCGGCGGCAGGCACTGCAAGGCATCGCACCGCGCCAGCCTTGA
- a CDS encoding EAL domain-containing protein: MIPPSLPPSACSACRDGQALDFEFTMAFQPIVDLRHGGRVFAYEALVRGADGASAASVLGRVNDTNRYAFDQACRVRAVELAARLGMECRLSINFLPNAVYQPEACIRATLAAARRCGFPVERIIFEVVEHENPHDREHLNRILRAYRRQGFCTAIDDFGAGYAGLGLLADFQPDLLKVDMALVRGIGADPVRQAIVRSVVSLGDALGIAVIAEGVETEDELQPLRAMGVHLFQGYLFARPAVEALPPVQWPPGTGPAAQAVDAAP; encoded by the coding sequence ATGATCCCGCCATCCCTCCCGCCGTCTGCCTGCTCCGCCTGCCGCGATGGCCAGGCGCTGGATTTCGAGTTCACCATGGCTTTCCAGCCCATCGTGGACCTGCGCCACGGAGGCCGGGTCTTCGCCTACGAGGCGCTGGTGCGCGGTGCGGACGGTGCCTCGGCCGCGTCGGTGCTGGGGCGGGTGAACGACACCAACCGCTATGCCTTCGACCAGGCCTGCCGCGTGCGCGCCGTGGAGCTGGCGGCGCGGCTGGGCATGGAGTGCCGGCTCAGCATCAACTTCCTGCCCAACGCCGTCTACCAGCCCGAAGCCTGCATCCGGGCCACGCTGGCGGCAGCGCGGCGCTGCGGCTTCCCGGTCGAACGCATCATCTTCGAAGTGGTGGAGCACGAGAACCCACACGACCGCGAGCACCTCAACCGCATCCTGCGTGCCTACCGGCGCCAGGGCTTCTGCACGGCCATCGACGATTTCGGGGCGGGCTATGCGGGGCTGGGGCTGCTGGCCGATTTCCAGCCCGATCTGCTGAAGGTGGACATGGCGCTGGTGCGCGGCATCGGCGCGGACCCGGTGCGGCAGGCGATCGTGCGCAGCGTGGTGTCGCTGGGCGATGCGCTCGGCATCGCGGTGATCGCCGAGGGCGTGGAGACGGAAGACGAACTCCAGCCCCTGCGCGCCATGGGTGTGCACCTGTTCCAGGGCTATCTGTTCGCCCGCCCGGCGGTGGAGGCGCTGCCGCCCGTGCAGTGGCCCCCAGGCACCGGGCCGGCGGCGCAGGCCGTCGATGCAGCGCCCTGA
- a CDS encoding ketopantoate reductase family protein, whose translation MSAPLSAPMPPLRIAVLGAGAVGCYFGALLARAGHGVTLIGRQAHVQAVQAQGLRLQTATLDVQVPLAASTDASAVAGADVVLFCVKSTDTEDAARQMRPHLGPHTLVLTLQNGVDNDERVRAVLAGTPSPVAAAVVYVATEMAGPGHVRHHGRGELVIAPSPLSGTVVQQFSAAGIATEISDNVRGALWAKLVLNCAYNAISALSQQPYGRLVQVPGVAEVIADVVAECLAVAEADGIRIPGDVQAAVTRIAASMPGQLSSTAQDLARGKASEIDHLNGYVVQRGKAVGVATPLNRALQVLVKLVEAGKG comes from the coding sequence ATGTCCGCCCCCCTTTCCGCCCCCATGCCACCGCTGCGCATCGCCGTGCTCGGTGCCGGCGCAGTCGGCTGCTACTTCGGCGCCCTGCTGGCGCGAGCCGGCCATGGCGTCACGCTGATCGGCCGCCAGGCCCACGTGCAGGCCGTGCAGGCACAGGGCCTGCGGCTGCAGACCGCCACGCTCGACGTGCAGGTGCCGCTGGCCGCCAGCACCGACGCCAGCGCCGTGGCCGGCGCCGACGTGGTGCTGTTCTGCGTGAAATCCACCGACACCGAAGACGCCGCCCGCCAGATGCGCCCGCACCTGGGCCCGCACACGCTGGTGCTCACGCTGCAGAACGGCGTGGACAACGACGAACGCGTGCGCGCCGTGCTGGCCGGCACGCCCTCACCCGTGGCCGCCGCGGTGGTCTACGTGGCCACGGAAATGGCCGGCCCCGGCCACGTGCGCCACCACGGCCGCGGCGAACTGGTGATCGCACCCTCCCCCCTGAGCGGCACGGTGGTGCAGCAGTTCAGCGCAGCAGGCATTGCCACCGAAATCTCGGACAACGTGCGCGGCGCCCTCTGGGCCAAGCTGGTGCTCAACTGCGCCTACAACGCGATATCGGCCCTGTCGCAGCAGCCGTATGGCCGGCTGGTGCAGGTGCCCGGCGTGGCGGAGGTGATCGCCGACGTGGTGGCCGAGTGCCTGGCCGTGGCCGAGGCCGACGGCATCCGCATCCCGGGCGACGTGCAGGCCGCCGTCACCCGCATCGCGGCCTCCATGCCGGGGCAACTGTCGTCCACGGCGCAGGATCTGGCGCGGGGCAAGGCCAGCGAGATCGATCACCTCAATGGGTACGTGGTGCAGCGCGGGAAGGCGGTGGGGGTGGCAACGCCGTTGAATCGGGCCTTGCAGGTGCTGGTGAAATTGGTGGAGGCGGGCAAGGGTTGA
- a CDS encoding gamma-glutamyltransferase family protein, which translates to MIALPARRTALALAAAATALLAACSTAPRLAYTVPPQPEGSSGYTEKPGWATTQFAVAAANPLATDAGYQVLKAGGSAIDAAIAVQMVLSLVEPQSSGIGGGAFLLHATGSKVEAYDGRETAPAAANENLFLGADGKPVPFYDGVVGGRSVGVPGAVRMLELAHKEHGVLPWAQLFEPAIRLAENGFKVSARLNTLLANEKYLAQDPAARAYFFDAAGKPWPVGHVLRNPELAGVLRAIAQGGSKALLEGEVAQAIVAKVQRHPTNPGKLALADLAGYQPRKREALCSDYTAAAAKVFRLCGFPPPSSGAIAVGQILGILQNTPAAALPLQAGPKGAQDLQPGADWLYYYNEASRLAFADRGLYVADPDFVQPPAGSWSSLLEPSYLAQRARLIGPQSLKVAQPGTPGAVKTGYAPMPDQIEHGTSHISIVDAKGNAVAMTTTIEDQFGSRQMVKGFLLNNELTDFSFAPKDANGQPIANRVEPGKRPRSSMAPTLVFDKTTNQLVMSGGSPGGALIIHYTAKTLYGIFNWGLTPQQAINLPNFGSLNGPTMLEEKRFAPATVEQLRTRGAEVREMDMTSGLQAITRANVHGQPMWLGGADPRREGVVMGD; encoded by the coding sequence ATGATCGCCCTTCCCGCCCGCCGCACCGCGCTGGCCCTGGCCGCCGCTGCCACTGCCCTGCTGGCCGCCTGTTCCACCGCCCCCCGCCTGGCCTACACCGTGCCGCCACAGCCCGAGGGCTCTTCCGGCTACACCGAGAAGCCCGGCTGGGCCACCACGCAATTCGCGGTCGCCGCCGCCAACCCGCTCGCCACCGATGCGGGCTACCAGGTGCTGAAAGCCGGGGGCTCCGCGATCGACGCGGCCATCGCGGTGCAGATGGTGCTTTCGCTGGTGGAGCCCCAATCGAGCGGCATCGGTGGCGGGGCCTTCCTGCTGCACGCCACGGGCAGCAAGGTCGAGGCCTATGACGGCCGCGAGACCGCGCCGGCCGCGGCCAACGAAAACCTCTTCCTCGGTGCCGACGGCAAGCCCGTGCCGTTCTACGACGGCGTGGTCGGCGGCCGCTCGGTGGGCGTACCGGGCGCCGTGCGCATGCTGGAGCTGGCCCACAAGGAGCACGGCGTGCTGCCCTGGGCGCAGCTCTTCGAGCCCGCCATCCGCCTGGCCGAAAACGGCTTCAAGGTGAGCGCGCGCCTCAACACGCTGCTCGCCAACGAGAAATACCTTGCCCAGGACCCCGCGGCGCGCGCCTACTTCTTCGACGCCGCGGGCAAGCCCTGGCCCGTGGGCCACGTGCTGCGCAACCCCGAGCTGGCCGGCGTGCTGCGGGCCATCGCACAGGGCGGCTCGAAGGCGCTGCTCGAAGGCGAGGTGGCGCAGGCCATCGTCGCCAAGGTGCAGCGCCACCCGACCAACCCGGGCAAGCTGGCCCTGGCCGACCTCGCGGGCTACCAGCCCAGGAAGCGCGAGGCGCTGTGCAGCGACTACACGGCGGCCGCGGCCAAGGTCTTCCGCCTCTGCGGCTTCCCGCCGCCAAGTTCCGGCGCGATCGCCGTGGGGCAGATCCTCGGGATCCTGCAGAACACGCCCGCCGCCGCCCTGCCGCTGCAGGCCGGCCCGAAGGGCGCGCAGGACCTGCAACCCGGTGCCGACTGGCTCTACTACTACAACGAGGCCTCGCGCCTCGCCTTCGCCGACCGGGGGCTCTACGTGGCCGACCCCGACTTCGTGCAGCCGCCTGCCGGCAGCTGGTCGAGCCTGCTCGAACCCTCCTACCTCGCGCAGCGCGCGCGCCTCATCGGCCCGCAGAGCCTGAAGGTGGCCCAGCCCGGCACGCCCGGCGCCGTGAAGACCGGCTATGCGCCCATGCCCGACCAGATCGAGCACGGCACCAGCCACATCAGCATCGTGGACGCGAAGGGCAATGCCGTCGCCATGACCACGACCATCGAGGACCAGTTCGGCTCGCGCCAGATGGTCAAGGGCTTCCTGCTGAACAACGAACTGACCGACTTCAGCTTCGCCCCGAAGGATGCGAACGGCCAGCCCATCGCCAACCGCGTGGAGCCCGGCAAGCGCCCCCGCTCGTCGATGGCGCCCACCCTGGTGTTCGACAAGACCACCAACCAGCTCGTGATGAGCGGCGGCAGCCCGGGCGGCGCGCTCATCATCCACTACACGGCCAAGACGCTCTACGGCATCTTCAACTGGGGCCTCACCCCGCAGCAGGCCATCAACCTGCCCAACTTCGGCTCGCTGAACGGCCCCACCATGCTCGAAGAGAAGCGCTTCGCGCCCGCCACGGTGGAACAACTGCGCACGCGCGGCGCCGAAGTGCGCGAGATGGACATGACCAGCGGCCTGCAGGCCATCACCCGCGCCAACGTCCATGGCCAGCCCATGTGGCTGGGCGGTGCCGATCCGCGCCGCGAAGGCGTGGTGATGGGGGATTGA
- a CDS encoding helix-turn-helix domain-containing protein, translated as MAHEVSPDPETHSHRRHHAALASPQAPGTLLEVGTDAIPSRERLDFWRESVLSRMRPLPGAPGGTAFGGRLRRIVGEGADLVEHASEAVHAVRTEAMCRRDGADDVSLSLMAECQWAMHENHGTQQIAAGTLYLVDYARPVEVRRSRHRDLSIFLTRKKIHDALGPGFVLPTELPQAPGLGSVLQTLVAATWREAPRMAPDERTVVLQACTDMALALLQSSQKAGLEPDSRRFDDSLYRAAWGLVRRHCGDPAFNAERLAALLECSRASLYRLFARHGEGVAAAIWTARLDAAWQQVTRDAVAHPAQRPSLSEVAQRCGFSDPSTFQRMFKRRFGVTPREARMQGH; from the coding sequence ATGGCACACGAGGTCAGCCCGGATCCGGAAACCCATTCCCATCGCCGCCACCATGCGGCGCTGGCCAGTCCGCAGGCTCCGGGCACCCTGCTGGAAGTGGGCACGGACGCCATCCCCTCCCGCGAGCGGCTCGATTTTTGGCGCGAGTCCGTGCTCAGTCGCATGCGCCCCCTGCCCGGCGCCCCGGGCGGCACCGCATTCGGGGGGCGCCTGCGGCGCATCGTGGGCGAGGGTGCCGACCTGGTGGAGCATGCGAGCGAGGCCGTGCACGCCGTGCGCACCGAAGCCATGTGCCGCCGGGACGGTGCGGACGACGTCAGCCTTTCGCTGATGGCCGAATGCCAATGGGCCATGCACGAGAACCACGGGACGCAGCAGATTGCGGCCGGCACGCTTTATCTGGTGGACTACGCCCGGCCCGTGGAGGTGCGGCGCTCCCGCCACCGCGACCTGTCCATCTTCCTGACGCGAAAGAAGATCCACGACGCGCTGGGCCCCGGCTTCGTATTGCCCACCGAATTGCCCCAGGCCCCGGGACTGGGCAGCGTGCTGCAGACCCTGGTGGCCGCCACTTGGCGCGAAGCGCCGCGCATGGCGCCGGACGAGCGCACAGTGGTGCTGCAGGCCTGCACGGACATGGCCCTGGCCCTGCTGCAGTCCTCGCAGAAGGCCGGGCTGGAACCCGACTCCCGCCGCTTCGACGACAGCCTGTACCGCGCTGCCTGGGGCCTGGTGCGCCGCCACTGCGGCGATCCGGCCTTCAATGCGGAACGGCTGGCCGCTCTGCTGGAATGCTCCCGGGCGTCGCTGTATCGGCTCTTCGCGCGCCATGGCGAAGGCGTGGCCGCGGCGATCTGGACTGCGCGGCTGGATGCCGCCTGGCAGCAGGTCACCAGAGATGCGGTCGCGCATCCGGCGCAGCGGCCCAGCCTGTCGGAAGTCGCGCAGCGGTGCGGTTTCTCCGACCCATCGACCTTCCAGCGCATGTTCAAGCGCCGCTTCGGGGTCACCCCGCGCGAGGCGAGGATGCAGGGGCATTGA
- a CDS encoding TRAP transporter substrate-binding protein — MRKRFWAAFASALVVMAAPAAAQTAPPLRAWNTHPDGYPVTEAMKSFIAEVESGTQGRYTIKLFSDAVLGDQSKAVQMLKAGEIDVAEFNLGPLAEAVHALQAFNLPFLFGDASHMFRYLDGAMGDRLAEKLKASGYVVLGWYNGGARSFYCANKPIARREDLAGQRIRVQQVDTHIEMVKLLGATPVVVPYREVLDGFRNGTIDCAEGNLVSYESTGHYKVAKYMLLDQHMISPEALVVSTKLWDRLKPEDRQVFMKAGKNSAVLMRGLWEKRVLAARTALGKEGVQFAPVSDFSPYVRRMAPLYKKYTDNPEVRGDLLTIISNQ, encoded by the coding sequence ATGCGCAAGCGTTTCTGGGCCGCGTTCGCGTCCGCACTGGTGGTCATGGCGGCGCCTGCCGCGGCACAGACGGCGCCGCCGCTGCGGGCATGGAACACCCATCCGGATGGCTACCCGGTCACCGAGGCGATGAAGAGCTTCATTGCCGAAGTGGAGAGCGGCACCCAGGGCCGCTACACCATCAAGCTGTTCTCCGACGCAGTCCTCGGCGACCAGTCCAAGGCCGTGCAGATGCTCAAGGCCGGCGAGATCGACGTGGCCGAATTCAACCTGGGCCCACTCGCCGAGGCGGTGCACGCCCTGCAGGCGTTCAACCTGCCCTTCCTGTTCGGCGATGCCTCGCACATGTTCCGCTACCTGGATGGCGCCATGGGAGACCGGCTCGCCGAGAAGCTCAAGGCCTCCGGCTACGTGGTGCTGGGCTGGTACAACGGCGGCGCACGGTCGTTCTACTGCGCCAACAAGCCCATCGCGCGGCGCGAGGACCTGGCCGGCCAGCGCATCCGTGTGCAGCAGGTCGATACGCACATCGAGATGGTGAAGCTGCTGGGCGCCACGCCCGTGGTCGTTCCCTACCGCGAAGTGCTGGACGGCTTCCGCAACGGCACCATCGACTGCGCCGAGGGCAACCTGGTGTCGTATGAATCCACCGGCCATTACAAGGTGGCGAAGTACATGCTGCTGGACCAGCACATGATCTCGCCCGAAGCCCTGGTGGTGTCCACCAAGCTCTGGGACAGGCTCAAGCCCGAAGACCGCCAGGTCTTCATGAAGGCCGGCAAGAACTCTGCCGTGCTGATGCGCGGGCTGTGGGAGAAGCGCGTGCTGGCGGCCCGCACCGCGCTGGGCAAGGAGGGCGTGCAGTTCGCGCCGGTGTCCGATTTCTCGCCCTACGTGCGGCGCATGGCCCCGCTCTACAAGAAGTACACCGACAACCCCGAGGTGCGGGGCGATCTGCTCACCATCATCTCCAACCAGTGA